One genomic segment of Streptomyces liangshanensis includes these proteins:
- the pdhA gene encoding pyruvate dehydrogenase (acetyl-transferring) E1 component subunit alpha: MTVESTAPRKPRRSSGTKRTSARRTPQQQSSEPQLVQLLTPEGERVEHPEYEIDLTPEELRGLYRDMVLTRRFDAEATSLQRQGELGLWASLLGQEAAQIGSGRALHDDDYVFPTYREHGVAWVRGVDPTNLLGMFRGVNHGGWDPGTNNFHLYTIVIGSQTLHAVGYAMGVAKDGADSAVIAYFGDGASSQGDVAESFTFAAVYNAPVVFFCQNNQWAISEPTEKQMRVPLYQRAQGYGFPGVRVDGNDVLACLAVTRSALERARRGEGPMLVEAFTYRMGAHTTSDDPTKYRADEETESWRAKDPILRLRRLLEREGHADEAYFTGLEEESEALGKRVREAVRAMPDPDRLAIFDHVYADGSALVDEERAQFQAYQASFADSGESAEGGK; encoded by the coding sequence GTGACCGTGGAGAGCACTGCCCCGCGCAAACCGCGACGCAGTAGCGGCACCAAGCGCACCAGCGCCAGGAGGACGCCGCAGCAGCAGAGTTCCGAGCCCCAGCTCGTACAGCTGCTCACCCCTGAGGGTGAGCGCGTCGAGCACCCGGAATACGAGATCGACCTGACCCCCGAGGAGCTGCGGGGCCTGTACCGGGACATGGTGCTGACCCGGCGCTTCGACGCCGAGGCCACCTCGCTCCAGCGTCAGGGAGAGCTGGGCCTGTGGGCCTCGCTGCTGGGCCAGGAGGCCGCCCAGATCGGCTCGGGCCGTGCCCTGCACGACGACGACTACGTCTTCCCGACCTACCGTGAGCACGGTGTGGCCTGGGTCCGCGGCGTCGACCCCACCAACCTGCTCGGCATGTTCCGCGGCGTCAACCACGGCGGCTGGGACCCGGGCACCAACAACTTCCACCTCTACACGATCGTCATCGGCTCGCAGACCCTGCACGCCGTCGGCTACGCCATGGGGGTGGCCAAGGACGGCGCCGACAGCGCCGTGATCGCCTACTTCGGCGACGGCGCCTCCAGCCAGGGCGACGTCGCGGAGTCCTTCACCTTCGCCGCGGTCTACAACGCCCCGGTGGTCTTCTTCTGCCAGAACAACCAGTGGGCGATCTCCGAGCCCACCGAGAAGCAGATGCGGGTGCCGCTGTACCAGCGCGCCCAGGGGTACGGCTTCCCCGGCGTCCGGGTCGACGGCAACGACGTCCTCGCCTGCCTGGCGGTGACCCGCTCCGCGCTGGAGCGGGCGCGCCGGGGCGAGGGGCCGATGCTGGTCGAGGCGTTCACGTACCGGATGGGCGCCCACACCACCTCCGACGACCCGACCAAGTACCGGGCCGACGAGGAGACCGAGTCCTGGCGGGCCAAGGACCCGATCCTGCGGCTGCGCCGCCTCCTGGAGCGGGAGGGGCACGCCGACGAGGCGTACTTCACCGGCCTGGAGGAGGAGAGCGAGGCGCTCGGCAAGCGGGTGCGTGAGGCCGTACGGGCGATGCCGGACCCCGACCGTCTGGCGATCTTCGACCACGTGTACGCGGACGGGAGCGCGCTCGTCGACGAGGAGCGGGCCCAGTTCCAGGCGTACCAGGCGTCGTTCGCGGACTCCGGCGAGTCCGCCGAGGGGGGTAAGTGA
- a CDS encoding alpha-ketoacid dehydrogenase subunit beta, translating into MAVQKLPLAKAINESLRKALETDPKVLIMGEDVGKLGGVFRVTDGLQKDFGEGRVIDTPLAESGIVGTAIGLALRGYRPVVEIQFDGFVFPAYDQIVTQLAKMHARALGKIKMPVVIRIPYGGGIGAVEHHSESPEALFAHVAGLKIVSPSTSSDAYWMMQQAILSDDPVIFFEPKRRYWDKSEVDPEAIPGPLHKARVALPGSDLTLAAYGPMVKVCLEAAAAAGEEGKSLEVLDLRSMSPIDFDTIQTSVEKTGRLVVVHEAPVFYGSGAEIAARVTERCFYHLEAPVLRVGGFHAPYPPARLEDEYLPGLDRVLDAVDRSLAY; encoded by the coding sequence ATGGCCGTACAGAAGCTTCCTCTCGCGAAGGCGATCAACGAGTCGCTGCGCAAGGCGCTGGAGACCGATCCCAAGGTCCTGATCATGGGTGAGGACGTCGGCAAGCTCGGCGGGGTCTTCCGCGTGACGGACGGGCTCCAGAAGGACTTCGGCGAGGGCCGGGTCATCGACACCCCGCTCGCCGAGTCGGGCATCGTCGGCACGGCGATCGGCCTCGCGCTGCGCGGCTACCGCCCGGTCGTCGAGATCCAGTTCGACGGGTTCGTCTTCCCCGCGTACGACCAGATCGTCACGCAGCTCGCGAAGATGCACGCCCGCGCGCTCGGCAAGATCAAGATGCCCGTCGTGATCCGTATCCCGTACGGCGGCGGCATCGGCGCGGTCGAGCACCACTCGGAGTCCCCCGAGGCGCTCTTCGCGCACGTTGCCGGGTTGAAGATCGTCTCGCCGTCGACGTCGTCCGACGCGTACTGGATGATGCAGCAGGCCATCCTCAGCGACGACCCGGTGATCTTCTTCGAGCCGAAGCGGCGCTACTGGGACAAGAGCGAGGTCGACCCCGAGGCCATCCCCGGCCCGCTGCACAAGGCGCGGGTCGCGCTCCCCGGCTCGGACCTCACCCTGGCCGCGTACGGCCCGATGGTGAAGGTCTGCCTGGAGGCCGCGGCGGCGGCCGGCGAGGAGGGCAAGTCGCTGGAGGTCCTGGACCTCCGGTCGATGTCCCCGATCGACTTCGACACCATCCAGACGTCGGTGGAGAAGACCGGCCGGCTGGTCGTGGTGCACGAGGCGCCGGTGTTCTACGGCTCGGGCGCGGAGATCGCCGCTCGCGTCACGGAGCGGTGCTTCTACCACCTGGAGGCCCCGGTGCTGCGCGTCGGCGGCTTCCACGCGCCGTATCCGCCGGCCCGCCTGGAGGACGAGTACCTCCCGGGCCTGGACCGGGTGCTCGACGCCGTCGACCGCTCGCTCGCGTACTGA
- a CDS encoding D-alanyl-D-alanine carboxypeptidase family protein, with product MRELGAFPLISTLPGIRKAAVVAVGTGLLLAVSPLASSAQAAAKAPTVGGKGAFLLNNSSSATVFSKTPDTRRQMASTTKIMTAAVVLNIKGVDLNKKITVKQAYRDYVVREGASTADLRTGDKVTVRQLLYGTMLPSGCDAAYALADAYGTGTTVAARTKSFISKMNATAKTLGLKNTKFDSFDGISPSNNNYTTPRDLAKIAQYAMKNSNFRAVVKATKYVAPATTSAGKTRTYTWYNTNKLLGSYKGAIGIKTGTGTAAGPCLVFAATRGSKTLVGVVLNGTDRYADAAKLLDYGFGTTTAKTMKLRTLPATAQQD from the coding sequence ATGCGCGAACTCGGAGCGTTTCCTTTGATATCCACCCTCCCGGGCATACGCAAGGCCGCCGTGGTCGCTGTCGGCACCGGCCTGCTGCTGGCCGTCTCCCCCCTCGCCTCCTCCGCCCAGGCCGCCGCGAAGGCGCCGACGGTCGGCGGCAAGGGCGCCTTCCTGCTCAACAACTCGTCCAGCGCCACGGTGTTCAGCAAGACCCCCGACACCCGGCGCCAGATGGCCAGCACCACCAAGATCATGACGGCCGCCGTGGTGCTGAACATCAAGGGCGTCGACCTCAACAAGAAGATCACCGTCAAGCAGGCGTACCGCGACTACGTGGTCAGGGAAGGCGCGAGCACCGCCGACCTGCGGACCGGTGACAAGGTGACGGTCCGCCAGCTCCTGTACGGGACGATGCTGCCCTCCGGCTGCGACGCGGCGTACGCCCTGGCCGACGCGTACGGTACGGGCACCACGGTCGCGGCGCGGACGAAGTCCTTCATCTCGAAGATGAACGCGACGGCCAAGACGCTGGGTCTCAAGAACACCAAGTTCGACTCGTTCGACGGCATCTCGCCGAGCAACAACAACTACACGACGCCCCGCGACCTCGCGAAGATCGCGCAGTACGCGATGAAGAACAGCAACTTCCGCGCGGTCGTGAAGGCGACGAAGTACGTGGCCCCGGCGACGACGAGCGCCGGCAAGACGCGCACGTACACCTGGTACAACACGAACAAGCTCCTCGGCTCCTACAAGGGCGCCATCGGCATCAAGACGGGCACCGGCACCGCCGCGGGCCCCTGCCTGGTCTTCGCCGCCACCCGTGGCAGCAAGACGCTCGTGGGTGTCGTCCTGAACGGCACCGACCGTTACGCGGACGCCGCGAAGCTGCTCGACTACGGCTTCGGCACGACCACCGCGAAGACGATGAAGCTGCGGACCCTGCCGGCCACCGCCCAGCAGGACTGA
- a CDS encoding pyridoxamine 5'-phosphate oxidase family protein: MPTTTQELRALELLTLVSYGRVSTTMRAMPFVAPARHVVVDGNVLLRMHAGHGYHRACAGGVVAFGSDNFNVGGTDLWSVQLTGTAEIIEPTARELELFGAVPTLIDGAAYEPVYMRLTPQFFSVHTLDYCAGRQTQHTV, translated from the coding sequence ATGCCCACCACGACCCAGGAACTCCGCGCACTGGAGCTGCTCACGCTCGTCTCGTACGGACGGGTGTCCACGACGATGCGGGCAATGCCGTTCGTCGCCCCGGCGCGGCACGTGGTGGTGGACGGGAACGTCCTGCTGCGGATGCACGCGGGCCACGGCTACCACCGGGCCTGCGCGGGCGGGGTGGTGGCGTTCGGCTCGGACAACTTCAACGTGGGCGGTACGGACCTGTGGTCGGTGCAGCTCACGGGCACCGCGGAGATCATCGAGCCGACCGCCCGGGAGCTGGAACTGTTCGGCGCCGTCCCCACCCTGATCGACGGCGCGGCCTACGAACCGGTGTACATGCGGCTCACGCCGCAGTTCTTCTCCGTACACACGCTCGACTACTGCGCAGGGCGACAGACCCAGCACACAGTGTGA
- a CDS encoding phosphotransferase: MAVPAAISAIPSITFVPPAPQPTAHARPPVGALLRRYRDAGEVLSCEPVAQGLLNRGYRLATTRGSYFLKHHLDGDHEAVARQHRATRRLPGLGVPVAEAVENASGETVTVIGGHCFALHPWIDGRHRNGAQLTRAGSERLGALLGLVHTGLEQVMEADPVALTHALTYDSQDPASTFALIDELLALARHNAPRNAFDELAEHRLTERRTLLERHAHRRPPPGAEPAAGWVHGDFHPLNLIYRGSEPAAIVDWDRLGVQPRAEEAVRAAAIFFVQPTGELDLTKVRAYARGYRRAAGAGAAELAAAVHRVWWERLNDFWILRWRYQLDDRRADPQFAAVSALAVWWTREYEAVREAFAG, from the coding sequence ATGGCTGTGCCCGCCGCGATCTCGGCGATCCCCTCCATCACCTTCGTCCCACCCGCCCCCCAGCCCACCGCCCATGCCCGTCCGCCCGTCGGAGCCCTGCTCCGCCGCTACCGCGACGCCGGCGAGGTGCTCTCCTGCGAACCGGTCGCCCAGGGGCTGCTGAACCGCGGCTACCGCCTGGCGACCACCCGGGGCTCCTACTTCCTCAAGCACCACCTGGACGGCGACCACGAGGCCGTGGCCCGCCAGCATCGCGCCACCCGGCGATTACCGGGCCTGGGCGTGCCCGTGGCGGAGGCCGTCGAGAACGCCTCCGGCGAGACCGTCACCGTCATCGGCGGCCACTGCTTCGCCCTGCACCCCTGGATCGACGGGCGCCACCGCAACGGCGCCCAGCTCACCCGCGCCGGGTCCGAGCGCCTCGGCGCGCTCCTCGGGCTCGTCCACACCGGCCTGGAGCAGGTGATGGAGGCGGACCCGGTGGCCCTCACCCACGCCCTCACGTACGACAGCCAGGACCCCGCCTCCACCTTCGCGCTCATCGACGAACTCCTCGCCCTGGCACGGCACAACGCCCCGCGCAACGCCTTCGACGAACTGGCCGAGCACCGCCTGACCGAGCGGCGCACCCTGCTGGAGCGGCACGCCCACCGCCGCCCGCCGCCCGGCGCGGAGCCGGCCGCGGGCTGGGTGCACGGCGACTTCCACCCGCTGAACCTGATCTACCGCGGCTCGGAGCCGGCCGCGATCGTCGACTGGGACCGGCTGGGCGTCCAGCCGCGCGCCGAGGAGGCCGTACGGGCCGCGGCGATCTTCTTCGTACAACCGACCGGCGAGCTGGACCTGACGAAGGTACGGGCCTACGCGCGCGGCTACCGGCGGGCGGCCGGCGCGGGCGCCGCCGAACTGGCCGCCGCCGTGCACCGCGTGTGGTGGGAGCGGCTCAACGACTTCTGGATACTCCGGTGGCGGTACCAGCTGGACGACCGGAGGGCCGACCCGCAGTTCGCCGCGGTGTCGGCCCTGGCGGTGTGGTGGACGAGGGAGTACGAGGCGGTGCGCGAGGCCTTCGCGGGGTGA
- a CDS encoding dihydrolipoamide acetyltransferase family protein — MTADTSTRYREFKMPDVGEGLTEAEILKWYVQPGDVVTDGQVVCEVETAKAAVELPIPYDGVVHELRFAEGTTVDVGESIITVDVAPGSGEAAPAAAPVAAPAAGDGSSDAGSGSGSASGSASAGTGTAASAGRTPVLVGYGVAEASTKRRARKGATAPSVPEQAAAAAVQAEMNGYAAPVQEPERTRPLAKPPVRKLAKDLGVDLATITPTGPDGVITREDVHAATAPAAAPEPVVTVQAPAAVTAPAAPAPVSASARETRVPVKGVRKATAAAMVGSAFTAPHVTEFVTVDVTRTMRLVEELKADKEMAGVRVNPLVLIAKALLVAIKRHPEVNATWDEANQEIVVKHYVNLGIAAATPRGLLVPNIKDAHDKTLPQLAAALGDLVSTAREGRTTPGAMQGGTVTITNVGVFGVDTGTPILNPGESAILAVGAIKLQPWVHKGKVKARQVTTLALSFDHRLVDGELGSKVLADTAAILEQPKRLITWA; from the coding sequence ATGACTGCTGACACGTCCACGCGCTACCGCGAGTTCAAGATGCCCGACGTGGGCGAGGGACTCACCGAGGCCGAGATCCTCAAGTGGTACGTACAGCCCGGTGACGTCGTCACCGACGGCCAGGTGGTGTGCGAGGTCGAGACCGCGAAGGCGGCGGTCGAACTGCCCATCCCCTACGACGGGGTGGTGCACGAGCTGCGCTTCGCCGAGGGCACGACCGTCGACGTCGGGGAGTCCATCATCACGGTGGACGTGGCGCCGGGCAGCGGGGAGGCCGCTCCGGCGGCGGCCCCGGTGGCCGCGCCCGCCGCCGGGGACGGGTCCTCCGACGCGGGCTCGGGTTCGGGTTCCGCCTCCGGTTCCGCCTCCGCCGGGACCGGGACGGCGGCCTCCGCGGGCCGCACGCCGGTCCTCGTCGGGTACGGCGTCGCCGAGGCGTCCACCAAGCGCCGCGCCCGCAAGGGCGCCACGGCCCCGTCCGTACCGGAGCAGGCGGCGGCCGCCGCCGTCCAGGCGGAGATGAACGGGTACGCGGCGCCGGTCCAGGAGCCCGAGCGGACCCGGCCGCTGGCCAAGCCGCCCGTGCGCAAGCTCGCCAAGGACCTCGGCGTGGACCTGGCGACGATCACGCCGACCGGTCCCGACGGGGTCATCACCCGCGAGGACGTCCACGCGGCGACCGCCCCGGCCGCCGCGCCCGAGCCGGTCGTGACCGTCCAGGCGCCCGCGGCCGTCACCGCCCCCGCCGCACCCGCTCCCGTCTCCGCCTCCGCCCGGGAGACCCGGGTCCCCGTCAAGGGGGTACGGAAGGCCACGGCGGCGGCGATGGTGGGCAGCGCGTTCACCGCGCCGCACGTCACGGAGTTCGTCACCGTCGACGTGACGCGCACGATGAGACTGGTCGAGGAGCTCAAGGCCGACAAGGAGATGGCGGGCGTGCGGGTCAACCCGCTCGTCCTCATCGCCAAGGCCCTGCTGGTCGCGATCAAGCGCCACCCCGAGGTCAACGCCACGTGGGACGAGGCGAACCAGGAGATCGTGGTCAAGCACTACGTGAACCTGGGCATCGCCGCCGCCACCCCGCGCGGCCTGCTCGTCCCGAACATCAAGGACGCGCACGACAAGACCCTGCCCCAACTGGCCGCCGCGCTGGGCGACCTGGTGTCCACGGCCCGCGAGGGCCGGACGACCCCGGGAGCCATGCAGGGCGGCACGGTGACCATCACCAACGTCGGGGTCTTCGGCGTGGACACCGGTACGCCGATCCTCAACCCGGGCGAGTCGGCGATCCTCGCCGTCGGGGCGATCAAGCTCCAGCCCTGGGTGCACAAGGGCAAGGTCAAGGCCCGCCAGGTCACCACCCTGGCGCTGTCCTTCGACCACCGCCTGGTGGACGGCGAGCTGGGCTCCAAGGTCCTGGCGGACACCGCCGCGATCCTGGAGCAGCCGAAGCGGCTGATCACCTGGGCCTGA
- a CDS encoding MFS transporter: protein MSAAAVGLPGDPPGGRRALRVWGIGVAVYFVAVIFRTSLGVAGLDATDRFHINASALSTFSILQLLVYAGMQIPVGLLVDRVGTKRMLTFGVVLFTIGQLGFAFSTSYGTALASRALLGCGDAMTFISVLRLGTRWFPARRGPMIAQVAAFFGMAGNLVSTVFISRTLHGLGWTTTFAGSSLAGVVVLVLLLLFLKDHPEGHEPPPSQHAGTAYVRKQIAESWREPGTRLGLWVHFTGQFPAMIFLLLWGMPFLVESQGLSRAAAGELLTLVVLSNMVVGLVYGQVIGRHHEARTPLALGTVGATALLWAATLGYPGGQAPLWLLITLCVVLGACGPASMIGFDFARPANPPERQGTASGIVNMGGFVASMFTLLAVGVLLDATDGDYRIAFSSVFVLEALGVVQILRLRARTARRERERLVASRVEAVHVPA from the coding sequence GTGAGCGCCGCCGCCGTCGGCCTGCCGGGCGACCCACCGGGCGGGCGCCGCGCCCTGCGCGTGTGGGGCATCGGCGTCGCGGTCTACTTCGTCGCCGTCATCTTCCGTACCAGCCTGGGCGTGGCCGGCCTCGACGCGACGGACCGCTTCCACATCAACGCCTCCGCCCTCTCGACCTTCTCGATCCTCCAACTCCTCGTGTACGCGGGCATGCAGATACCCGTCGGCCTGCTGGTCGACCGGGTCGGCACCAAGCGGATGCTGACCTTCGGGGTCGTCCTCTTCACGATCGGCCAGCTGGGCTTCGCGTTCTCCACCTCGTACGGCACGGCCCTCGCCTCGCGCGCCCTGCTCGGCTGCGGCGACGCGATGACGTTCATCAGCGTGCTGCGGCTCGGCACCCGGTGGTTCCCGGCCCGGCGCGGGCCGATGATCGCGCAGGTCGCCGCGTTCTTCGGGATGGCGGGCAACCTCGTCTCCACCGTCTTCATCTCCCGTACCCTGCACGGCCTCGGCTGGACCACGACCTTCGCGGGCAGCTCCCTGGCGGGCGTGGTGGTCCTCGTCCTGCTGCTCCTCTTCCTCAAGGACCACCCGGAGGGCCACGAGCCGCCGCCCTCCCAGCACGCCGGAACGGCCTACGTGCGCAAGCAGATCGCCGAGTCCTGGCGCGAGCCCGGCACCCGCCTCGGGCTGTGGGTGCACTTCACCGGGCAGTTCCCCGCGATGATCTTCCTGCTGCTCTGGGGCATGCCGTTCCTCGTAGAGTCCCAGGGCCTGTCCCGCGCCGCCGCCGGTGAACTGCTCACCCTCGTCGTGCTCTCCAACATGGTGGTCGGGCTGGTGTACGGGCAGGTCATCGGCCGCCACCACGAGGCCAGGACCCCGCTCGCCCTCGGCACGGTCGGCGCGACGGCGCTGCTCTGGGCGGCGACCCTCGGCTACCCGGGCGGGCAGGCGCCCCTGTGGCTGCTGATCACGCTCTGCGTGGTCCTCGGCGCCTGCGGCCCCGCCTCCATGATCGGCTTCGACTTCGCCCGCCCCGCGAACCCGCCCGAACGTCAGGGCACGGCCTCCGGAATCGTCAACATGGGCGGTTTCGTGGCGTCGATGTTCACGCTGCTCGCCGTCGGTGTCCTGCTGGACGCGACCGACGGCGACTACCGGATCGCCTTCTCGTCCGTCTTCGTCCTCGAAGCGCTCGGGGTGGTGCAGATCCTGCGCCTGCGGGCGCGTACGGCACGGCGGGAGCGGGAGCGGCTGGTGGCGAGCCGGGTGGAGGCCGTGCACGTACCGGCGTGA
- a CDS encoding GntR family transcriptional regulator produces the protein MPSAAPVPAPAPVKRTPAADRVYSHIKQAVLDRRYQGGTLLTEGELAEAVGVSRTPVREALLKLEVEGLIKLYPKKGALVLAVSVQEIADVVETRLLVEEFAVRKAVPAPARLIARLEEVLEEQREKAGAGDLAAFAVTDRCFHAEIVRHAGNEILSKLYDQLRDRQLRMGVAVLEAHPERVARSIDEHADLLDAIRSGDAEGAARSIRSHVSRVKVLVRGEDR, from the coding sequence ATGCCGTCAGCCGCCCCCGTCCCCGCCCCTGCCCCCGTCAAGCGCACGCCCGCCGCCGACCGTGTCTACAGCCACATCAAGCAGGCCGTCCTCGACCGCCGCTACCAGGGCGGGACCCTCCTCACCGAGGGCGAACTCGCCGAGGCCGTCGGGGTCTCCCGCACCCCCGTCAGGGAGGCGCTGCTCAAGCTGGAGGTGGAAGGGCTGATCAAGCTCTACCCCAAGAAGGGCGCGCTGGTCCTCGCCGTCTCCGTGCAGGAGATCGCCGACGTCGTCGAGACCCGCCTGCTCGTGGAGGAGTTCGCCGTACGGAAGGCCGTCCCGGCCCCCGCCCGGCTGATCGCCCGGCTGGAAGAGGTGCTGGAGGAGCAGCGCGAGAAGGCCGGCGCCGGCGACCTCGCCGCCTTCGCCGTCACCGACCGCTGCTTCCACGCCGAGATCGTGCGCCACGCGGGCAACGAGATCCTGTCCAAGCTCTACGACCAGCTCAGGGACCGGCAGTTGCGGATGGGCGTGGCCGTGCTGGAGGCCCACCCCGAGCGGGTCGCCCGGAGCATCGACGAGCACGCCGACCTCCTCGACGCCATCAGGTCCGGCGACGCCGAGGGCGCCGCGCGCAGCATCCGCAGCCACGTGAGCCGCGTCAAGGTGCTGGTCAGGGGGGAGGACCGGTGA
- a CDS encoding GNAT family N-acetyltransferase, with protein sequence MSNVSIVRADGADTEEVTSVLATGFHDDPVSCWIFPDEADRARLHPDFFRPFVELALAEGSVWTTADRAAVALWLPVDVTAHDEGPDLRTLYEPILGAYHADRIGAFDVRSTANHPTHTDHQYLPFVAVLPDRVGEGLGTALLTDRLDELDRQGVPSFLEASNERSAKLYARLGYAHLDVTTDLPGGPSLYPMWRDPAR encoded by the coding sequence ATGTCGAACGTATCCATCGTGCGGGCCGACGGAGCCGACACGGAGGAGGTGACGTCGGTCCTCGCGACCGGTTTTCACGACGACCCGGTGAGCTGCTGGATCTTCCCGGACGAGGCCGACCGCGCCCGCCTGCACCCGGACTTCTTCCGCCCCTTCGTGGAACTGGCGCTCGCCGAGGGCTCGGTGTGGACCACCGCCGACCGCGCGGCGGTCGCGCTCTGGCTGCCGGTGGACGTGACGGCGCACGACGAGGGGCCGGACCTCAGGACGCTGTACGAGCCGATACTCGGCGCGTACCACGCGGACCGGATCGGGGCGTTCGACGTACGGTCCACGGCCAACCACCCGACCCACACGGACCACCAGTACCTGCCGTTCGTCGCCGTACTGCCGGACCGGGTGGGCGAGGGGCTCGGTACGGCCCTGCTGACCGACCGCCTCGACGAGCTCGACCGGCAGGGCGTGCCGTCGTTCCTGGAGGCGAGCAACGAGCGCAGCGCGAAGCTGTACGCGCGCCTGGGCTACGCGCACCTGGACGTCACGACGGACCTGCCGGGCGGGCCGAGCCTGTACCCGATGTGGCGGGATCCGGCGCGCTGA
- a CDS encoding response regulator: MGEDGKITVFLVDDHEVVRRGVHELLSVESDIEVVGEAGTAADAMVRIPATRPDVAVLDVRLPDGSGVEVCREIRSRDEGIKCLMLTSFSDDEALFDAIMAGASGYVLKAIRGNELLSAVRDVAAGRSLLDPVATARVLQRLRDGSGPKPDDKLAGLTDQERRILDLIGEGMTNRAIGEQLHLAEKTIKNYVSSLLSKLGMERRSQAAAYVARLQAERH, encoded by the coding sequence GTGGGTGAAGACGGAAAAATCACGGTTTTCCTGGTCGATGATCACGAAGTCGTCCGACGCGGGGTGCACGAGTTGCTCTCCGTGGAGTCCGACATCGAGGTCGTGGGCGAGGCGGGTACGGCCGCGGACGCGATGGTGAGGATCCCCGCCACCCGTCCGGACGTGGCGGTGCTCGACGTACGGCTGCCGGACGGCAGCGGGGTCGAGGTCTGCCGCGAGATCCGCTCGCGCGACGAGGGCATCAAGTGCCTGATGCTGACGTCGTTCTCGGACGACGAGGCGCTGTTCGACGCCATCATGGCCGGGGCGTCCGGCTATGTCCTCAAGGCGATCCGGGGCAACGAACTGCTGAGCGCGGTACGGGACGTGGCGGCCGGCCGCTCGCTCCTCGACCCGGTGGCGACGGCCCGGGTGCTCCAGCGGCTGCGGGACGGCAGCGGGCCCAAGCCGGACGACAAACTGGCGGGGCTGACGGACCAGGAGCGCAGGATCCTCGACCTGATCGGCGAGGGCATGACGAACCGCGCGATCGGCGAGCAACTGCACCTCGCGGAGAAGACGATCAAGAACTACGTCTCCAGCCTGCTCTCCAAGCTCGGCATGGAACGGCGCTCCCAGGCCGCCGCCTACGTGGCACGCCTCCAGGCCGAAAGGCACTGA